Below is a window of Littorina saxatilis isolate snail1 linkage group LG2, US_GU_Lsax_2.0, whole genome shotgun sequence DNA.
aaggtacatacagttcaaacaatcattcaactgtatttatttgaccttacacagactgtaggaagaggcaaaccgtcttgaacaatatttttccccaggaagcgacacCAAGCACacagactcgaaggtgagtgacgtaccttgtagtctttctgtgacagtagtagtccagtggacgatacctttcGCCTGTGGTCTGATCACCACAGTTGCTTACTAGCTGCTGTGCCATGCAGAAAGTTATTTTATGCACACAGGGTGTCTATCGTTTACCCCAAGGTTTCGCATTCTTTGCGCTGGATGCGTCGTATAACTTGTCGAACGTAGACGCAGTAGTATCAGTAAGAAAGTTGATCCAGAGATCTGTAGATCTGTGGTCGATCACCTCTGCttcgcttatgcaggggaagttcgccaagtctttcgtccatataccaccaatagccgtttcaaaccataccttcgtgcatgtcctagactttgtgttcatgattttgaacattaacaagataatccgttttcttgcagaatttctcaaagtaatcctatggcaatagtacttcgagcaccgaaagtgaaagaggtatttcaggccatgcacctattgccccctagttccggttatcagagtgaggctgccgtgccctaaaatctgattggtcgaaacgctgggggcaaaggttatacgaaaaaggtctattgaaATTGTATCTTTCAAGGCTTCAAAACGGGTTCAAAAACTTTGATTTGTATTTCTCTTAGTTCCTTGGGGGCACTGAAAGAGTAAttgaaaaataacaacattaaaaATCGTGTCTGTTTTGGCGAAATCTCAGACCTAGGGCGGTAACTGGACAAATACAAGTCAATGTCTATCACCCAATATAGTGATACATCAGAAGTAATGCTTTACGTACATTGCTACCCAGTACTGAAATCAACAGATCGAGGGAACCACTCTCTAAGGCCGCCGGAAAAGTAAGCTAGAAAACAATCTACCTCTTTCCTTTTAACTCACTAACACGACAGCATGTTAACACGTTCAATACCAGAAGCACAGGAATGGACACTCTTCAAACAGCACAGAAGACAGTGTTGAATCTTCATCCATAGACGTTCAACACTGCGATCTATGTAATAGTAGACCGAGCAGTGTCGATCCAAGTTGTTTTGTGGCGATAGCACGGAAGCTTTTTAAGACAGAAACCATCGAAGCCAAAAAACGGTGTGTATAAtattgtgttgttgttcttcttcttcttgctgcTGTACGTTGTTTTACACAAAGCTGCAGCATTTGGTGAGCGCTTGTGGTGAGAACACGGCAGTTTTATACATTTCATTACAACATAGTTGTATTATTATCACTAGTTCATTAAAGACTGTGAATTATTTCGAAACATTCTTTCTTTCCGAAGGCAGTTTTGAGTCTTTGCAACATTGTTTGGACCCTTTTTGCGCTAAGTCCGCCGAGAAAAAGTATTGGCCTTCACATTTCACACATCAAACGTCGTTATTAAATTTCCTTGTCACAACTTCCAAGCACACGCGTCATTATTCTATGTTTACTAACGCAATAAATATCACTCGAATGCTTCAAATAGTGACACTTTGACCTCAACTTTTATAACTGTCACTTCAAAAGGATGTTGATGTTTTAATCTTCGTCATATTAAGGTCATAAGTGAAAATCGACAGTATTGAAGTTCCGGAACGTACACCATGATTAATACAGTTTTAATAAATCACACAACGGCTGCGTTGTGGGTACATTGAATAGTCGTTAaacgaaagaaaacaacaacaaagcagacCATTAACAAGCATTACTGAATTAAACAAAGTGTGCAGTAGACGGGGAGTTAAGGTTTAACTTGCATACATCTATAtagatgtaaccgtgtgccgaaacaccacgatcacctcgggaagcgaagtgcaatcaaacaggattgaaaatgttagggctaatttcttagccctataaaaactgttatgcaaacccgaaggtttccatgaacatacagacaatcggaaactaccagaccccatcacaaacagatttccacaaaccacgggtgttgacttaaaggccaacaactcgggtgcagagtctgctgtgaaaggagcggtagcctcccctgtcacaatcgcccccgtttgaaatgaacttcgtcccgaagttccgaaccgggggaccactgtccatcccaagttcgcagaatgggaacagcacgaaaatgttcagtggtcatattatgccattacctgaacatatcatgctgAGTCCCAttcctgctcgcaagcgccagatgtaaccgtgtgccgaaacactacgatcacctcgggaggcgaagtgcaatcaaacaggattgaaaatgttagggctaatttcttagccctataaaaactgttatgcaaacccgaaggtttccatgaacatacagacaatcggaaactaccagaccccatcacaaacagatttccacaaaccacgggtgttgacttaaaggccaacaactcgggtgcagagtctgctgtgaaaggagcggtagcctcccctgtcacatatgtatgctcgtgccgaattcacgtaattgccgaacgctgcccaatacgtgaaatcggcagcgttttgccgaaatcgcgtaaaggcttctaaaattggCCCATTttgctcggaagcgagaggttgcgtgttcaggcctgggtcaggccgcaattttctcccccctttcctaacctaggtggtgggttcaagtgctagtctttcggatgagacaaaaaaccgaggtcccttcgtgtacactacattggggtgtgcacgttaaagatcccacgattgacaaaagggtctttcctggcaaaattgtataggcatagataaaaatgtccatcaaatacccgtgggacttggaataaagtaaaaaaattccatctcacacggcattaagtctcaggaaacatgaatacacgcatgcagaagaaaacaaaatatgggtagcgccgtatgtatggcagctcgctttccccggggagaaagcagcccgaatttccatgagggtaacctcactggactgtaaatcttatccaatccaatccaatccaaatcggcagccactttttgATTTTAAAGTCCTCAAGtgcctgggatatcatcacacgTAGACAACTAGATACTCCAATGGATAAATATCGCAATAATCGATACattatggcaagttattgcagaaagtgtagttttcgtgcatttccggagttatgctcgacacagaccaacatagaccatacaaaacatagtagggaggtaaagcaatgGTAATGCAATGTTCTaatgacacaaaaagtaactgactggctgtcgcttttgcgaaatgggcaaattttagaagcctttcagcattttcggcaaaacgctgccgatttcacgtaatgggcaACGTTTTGctgattacgcgaaatgggcaaaaatgttgccgattccgcgaattcggcaattccgtgaattcggcacgacatatatacgactagtgtatgtctgtctgtctgtctgtctgtctgtctgtgcgcgatgcacggccaaagttctcgatggatctgcttcaaatttggtgggcttattcagagagaccccggacacaacttcatcgatgagatatttcaacacgtgctctcagcgcgcagcgctgtgcgcgctgaaccggttttttttttttttttttttttttggtcgggATCCACAACCAGTAACtcttctttatcttctccagtgttttcagccgcgattatctcccttcctccgtgtggcgtcaatccatattcccgttactacgttactatttttagaaggtcactgcacgttactatttttagaaggtctccagtgttttgcgcgtttatctcctttccttcgtgcgccggcgaagccggcgtacacccggcagagccgggtcccaggcgcagcctgatattcggctctacttcttcccggcgaagccggtacccggcgaagcgggtaatcatctagttgaTGGATACAGAGAGAGCTTTATTCTGACACAACAATCGCTGAAAGCATGTCTTGTTATGTATGGCATGTTGCTATTGTTTATACTAGATTATAAAatcagatttgtttttaaattaaataaaaattcACAGAAGCCAAGCAGTCACACGGTCTGACATACAAAGACGGACTGATAATCAAACAGAAAGATGATATAAGTGAAAGGACTTACATATATCCATACAACTAGGTTGAATGTCTGAATGTCTATGAGGggcacacgcacgaacgcacgcacacgcacgcacccacgcacacccaaacacacgcacgcacgcatgtacgcaatCACGAACGCACGcgcacgtgcgcacgcacacacgcacacacacacacacacacacacactcacactcacgcacgcaatcacgcatgcacgcgcacgcacgcacgcgcacgcacgcacacatcgTACTGTTAGACTTTGCAACTCTTTGTACACACGTACACTCCACCCTCTCCCCATTTAAAAAAAGTGCCAAGCTAACGTTAATTCAAACCTCCCACGCACAAGTTAACGATGTTAGTCCCTTTTTTTCTGGGTCTCCATGAAACTCCCATAAAATTGAGTCCGAGAAAATGGCCCGGCTGTGCCGCAATTACCGGTGTAGCCTGAACTCTGGCCTAGCTGCACGTGCAGAACCTATCGACCCAGGACACAGCAACACCAATATTGTGACAGCACATGGTTCCATTGATTTTTCCAGCAGTGATTAGCTACTACAGACTGCCAACACTTCACAACTGCCACGTTACCATGCTGGGTTGCACGTACATACTTATAATGCATACCCGCCCagagttttatttttttgtgtgcaatgtttcaaggtttcaaggaTTAATGTCGGTTGTCGGTTGTTTTAGCTAACACAACAAACAAGTAACTCTAACACAAAGGGAAGGACCTCCGGTACAGTGAGACCTCCTTTTAAAATCACAAAAACAtttgcagctcacagccttcgttttgcgtttttgttgcagctgagtgcatttacagttcaaaattcctcctatggtagtaaaacaaacccaaaactacccaacgacgacatctgtgaagctcgacagtttcttgttcacgcgagtgcataaattaacctagttattacgtggtgtttggtcggagttcgattcaactgagtgattccggcctccattttgttttacacaaactcatgatgacgtctgacatagtttgctagtgacgtgtctttttgtgcatgatgtggtgatctacctgatctaaatttagatccaaaaataggtcaagaccagccgggtccgagtacgaaattaattcgtaaacaaatcgcagttcttgactctttgggtgcaagtcaatgaaacttggtagttcttctaagactaacggatagctgcctgaggtatgactaaaagtcccaggggctccgtgcacctggatttgacaagttcagcaCCTTTAACAAATAAAAGAATCTTACAATGGAGGAACATTTACAGAACTTACTAACTGGAAGCCTGAAGTCGTAAATCAGGGGTGTCGGGGTGGGAGGGCTCTTATTCAGGAgataggggtggggggaggggttcaCTGTGCCACGGTAGTTACGGTGTAAAGGTAGGTGACTACCTTGTGAGTGAACACGCGTAAATACCCCCATAAATACGCATGCTTTCTACCGCGAGGCAAACAAACAGAGGTGTTCCTCATGTCATAAAAGATGCAAAGATGGATCAACATCTTGCATCATTGAATGCAAGAAACTTGCACgacagaaaacaaaagcagacaagACTTCCTGAATAATGAATCAAAAATATGTTCAACCGAAGTCCAAAAGTAACtaatgcattttgtttaaaccccACGTGAATTAGGCATGCTCTTCTTTCCGACTCAACCTTTATATCCCGATCCCGACCCTTCTCGCTCACACCACTGTCATTGGGTAGGACATAATAATGGCCGCAATTAGGCTGATAATTGCAATTCTGTCACATATTTCACAAAGCAGAATTATTGATACAAAACTTCGCGTGCATTTTACCTGGCCTGCATTATCTTACCAAAAACAGCAAATCGCATACTCACAATCATACAAATATAGGCCTACAATAGAGGTTCACACGGTGTTGCAAATTGACTTGCAACATCAGCATATTCTCACCCACACCAACCCACAAATACACGCATCCACGTGCAAACACCGCCCCACCcgacctacacacacaccctgaaatacactcacacacaaacacatccacactgtggcacacacacacacacacacacacacacacacttcacacacacacacacacacacacacacacacacacacacacacacacacactttctttcttgctttctttctttatttggtgttttaacgtcgttttcaaccgttcaaggtcaTGTCacgacggacacacacacacacacacacacacacacacacatatacacacacacacacacacacacacacacacacacacacacacacacatgcacaaacacgtCCATCCTCGGTATTTACCCTGGCACAACTTGTTTGTCTCGCGTCATTACGCTCTGATGGTCACGCAGTGGGCGCCCAAAGAGATTTCAACACAGGCCTTCACGAGCGTGAAGAGCATAATCCTAAAATAGATGAAGTTTGGACGTGCACTTGAACATTCACAGTCGGCCGCTGAGCAAAGGAGAGTAGCGAAATTAGCCGAAACAATCCGAAGAAGCGCCTACGTCATGATGAAGAAAATGGCGTCACTGCAGTGACGTCGTATTGTCTACCTCAATATTTTACGTAGTGTGTTGCATAGCCACGGTTTTTCTGAGTGGAGCCACGGTACAGGAGCAGGGAGAAGTTCCAGGAGCATTTCTTACCTGTTGCAGCACATCAACAGAGAAGGACTTGCTCTGGATTCCCAGTTTATGTTGCCAAAAAGTGTGCGACGCTATCACTTCTGTGAAGTTTGTGTGGGAAAGCCCGGAAAAGTGAAGCCACTGAAATACGCAGCGACTGGGGAAAATATTTCCGTTACCGTTCCATCGTGGAACTGGAAACTCCTGCATTTGCTTTTGTGACTGAGAACACTCCGGACTGTTTTGTGCAAATACGTAACATCCGCACCTGTGTCGGACTCACATACGCCTAACATTACAATACGATGATTCAACGCAAATCGCAAACAGAGCGCAAACACGGGCGAGGCAAGGAGAAGAAACGGGTGACAGTGCGGGCAATCTACAAGGCCATTAAAGTATACCCCTCGAGTGCTGGGGCCTCCGTGAGGGACATTTGCCGGAACATTAACAAGGACGAGCCGGAGGGAAAGGCGCGGCGATCTTTGAGCAGCGTCAAGATGGCCATTTCACGCGCCGTCAGGACCGGCAGCATTCGGGCGCCCAAGGGATGGCACGGATTCAGGGGCATCGATGTATTAAAGTAAGTAAATAGCAACAGTTTGGTAACTGAGTTAATTTCTTTCGGCTGATAAATTGAGTGTTCATTGCCTGTCTGTCAGTTACTTGTTCGGTTGGTCTGTCGGTCGAACGTTCTGTTGTCTCTCTCCCCGTCCGTTCGTCCACTCGTGCGGTGATGCAAGGGGCAAGTTCGTTGGCAGGAGTGGTGGTGTTCGTTATCGAGCTTTCTCAAGAAAATAGGTTGGTCGCCATAGTTATCAatctttctttttaaaaaaaattaaaaacatacaaTGTTGGCTATCTATCCGTCTTGGTCTCTTTCAGCAATCGACATGGGCAAAAACCCTCAAAGGGCAAGGCCGGGCGACGAGCCAGCAAGGGCCCAGGTTCCCCCAAGAGCCCCACCCGTGCGACCAAGGGGGGCAAGAGCCGCACGGGGCCCAAGAAGGGACCCGGCAACAAGAGGCGAGGCCGACCCCCAGGAAAGGGCAAAAGGAATAGCAACACCAACGCCAACAAGAGCGACAATTACAACACCAACGAGAGCGGCGAGCAGGATACCGCCAGCGTGTGGTACACGTCCTGCGCCATCTCGTAAAATTTAAGGGGCTAGTAGGGGTTTCGAGCGGCGTTTTTTTGTTCCCTTATAACTCGCATTTTTCTTCAGGAAAGACAGAAAATGAGACtgatgtatgtgtgcatgtactTATCTGTGCATGTATTTGCCTACgccgttttattttatttattgtctTGGAGGGAAGGATTTATCAAAATTCATGCCAAATGAGTAGCTATCTGAACTTCGGCTAAAATAGATAATTCACTAGTCTAACCCATTTGACTTGGGCACATAACACGTGGCGCTTCATGTCAAATAATATTTTTCGTGAAAACGATCTGAGCAGCGGCGGCAAAACTGAGCAGATGGTTAATGCACGGTCTTGTTTATTACCATCATCAGAATCACCGATGGGATTTGATTTGACATACAAGATTTTATAACCAACTATACTATACAAGATACTATCTAACAAATGCTGTATATGTATACTCCAGGCTTCTGTGCAATATAGACTTCAAACAGTAACATGCTTttggttgagtgtgtgtgtgtgtgcttgcgtgcgtgcgtgtatgtgtgtgtgtgtgtgtgtgtgtgtgtgtgtgtgtttgcgtgtgtgtgtgtgtgtgagtgtgttttttctgtgcCTGCCTGtatccctgtctgtctgtccgtctgtttgtaaATGTGTCATGAACGCTTATGTATGACACTGGTCAACTagtaaaaacaatgtcaaaaCACAGTACAGAAGTAACTTTAAAAGCACGTGTAAATGAATTCACAAACAGATTCGTCAAAGACCCAGTCTCTTCAAGATATGTTCACATttggccttaaaaaaaaaagaagaaaaacagaaagaaaaaaaagatttgaacCTTTCCTTACGACTACTACTCAAAAGCGAAAACCTACCCACAACGACTACTCCGAACGACCTCAGATGAGTTTTCTTCTCTATTATTCACCTATTTAAAGCGACCAACTGTCTATTACTACAATTTTTGTTCgatagaaacaaacaaacaaacacacacacacacacggacacacacaaacacacacacgcacgcacacacacacacacacacacacacacacacacacacaacacacacgcacacacacacacacacacacacacacacacacccacacacacacgcacgcacgcacaccgtgacaaacacacacacacacacatacacactgcacacatacacacacacacacacacacacacacacacacacacacacacatttgggcTCGCGGGAAGCCTCAAGGCTCAGACAGTGCAGCCACGGTGAACGTGACCAAAAGCGAAAGCTGCCATGTGCGGGCATCCATCAGTTTTACAGGACAATAGCAAGCAGCGCGCACTTATAGCATCGATAAAGAGAGATGACCTGATAGGGGGTTCCTCTGGCTATGTTTAATGATTGGAAGTTCCACAGGAATGTGGCCGGAggttttccgggggagcatctAGTATTGCACGACTTTGTTCaattctttgtctgtgtgtgttaacgATTATGATAGCATCAGTTCGATGGTTGaattgaaaaacaagtcgcgtaaggcgaacatacaacatttagtcaagtagctgtcgaactcacagaatgaaactgaacgcaatgccatttttcagcaagaccgtatactcgtagcatcgtcagtgaaattgacaagaagagcggggtagtagttgcgctaagaaggatagcacgcttttctgtacctctctttgttttaactttctgagcgtgtttttaatccaaacatatcatatctatatgtttttggaatcaggaaccgacaaggaataagatgaaagtgtttttaaattgatttcgacaatttaattttgataataatttttatatatttaattttcagagcttgtttttaatccaaatataacatatttatatgtttttggaatcagaaaattatggagaataagatgaacgtaaatttggatcgttgtataaatttttattttttttacaattttcagatttttaatgaccaaagtcattaattaatttttaagccaccaagctgaaatgcaataccgaagtccgggcttcatcgaagattacttgaccaaaatttcaaccaatttggttgaaaaatgagagcgtgacagtgccgcctcaactttcacgaaaagccggatatgacgtcataaaagacatttataaaaaaaatgaaaaaaaacgtctggggatttcatacccaggaactctcatgtcaaatttcataaagatcggtccagtagtttagtctgaatcgctctacacacacacacagacacacacacacacacacacacacacacacacacacacacacacacacacacacacgcacatacaccacgaccctcgtttcgatttcccctcgatgttaaaatatttagtcaaaacttgactaaatataaagagaCTTCTGatgtttgtgtgctttgtgtgaTGCGTCTCAGCAAATTCAACAGCGAGAAATTAGCTTTTCCTGCAGCTAAACATGATGCCTGCAGTTAGGcggttgacacacacacacacacacgtcggtCAACCATTAATGTGGTAATGCTGCAAACACTTAACGCATTGACTGTCAAAGCATTCAAATACTGCATTACGTCAACCATAATATGATCTGTGGATTTCCTGCAAGAAGGGCGTATGCACTTCTTTAGCCTTTCcacatcttgcgattgctgcGTATTCTCTTGTTATCACATTCATTTCTATTCAACAAGGATATGTATGAATTGTATAGGCGCGGTAGAGTACTAATCGATACATCCACAGAGAGAccaagagatagagagagagagagagagagagagagagaggggggggggcggatggAGGGAGATATAGTGgaagatagagagggggggatggagggagagatagaggacGATAAAGAGGGAGGGCGGAGGAAGGaatagagaatgagagagactcATGACTTTNNNNNNNNNNNNNNNNNNNNNNNNNNNNNNNNNNNNNNNNNNNNNNNNNNNNNNNNNNNNNNNNNNNNNNNNNNNNNNNNNNNNNNNNNNNNNNNNNNNNNNNNNNNNNNNNNNNNNNNNNNNNNNNNNNNNNNNNNNNNNNNNNNNNNNNNNNNNNNNNNNNNNNNNNNNNNNNNNNNNNNNNNNNNNNNNNNNNNNNNAGCCGATTTTTTCGATTTCTTAAAATTCGATATTCGAATCACAAAGGAGATATCAGTGTATTCTGAATTGCCTCCTGCATCCAAACaaatatagttttgttgtgtttgacagaaAAATGGGCTTCAAATgaagaaaaaatggaaaaaagacTGATAAAATCAACATTCGTCTATTCGTTATAATGTTCTGAATAAAGAAAAATATAGTTTTATTGTGGTTGAGTGGGAATAACGCTCACAATGAACAAATTCGTAGAAACGATAGCCGGTTTTGAAACTTTTCACTTTATAGCTTCTCTCCACCTACGCTCAGATCGCAGAACGTTATACGTCTGGTGCACGCAAATGACGTCATATCGAGTGGCGAGACAGTATGAGTCTAAGCTTATGACTTCATCTTACAAAGCAA
It encodes the following:
- the LOC138959728 gene encoding uncharacterized protein, whose amino-acid sequence is MIQRKSQTERKHGRGKEKKRVTVRAIYKAIKVYPSSAGASVRDICRNINKDEPEGKARRSLSSVKMAISRAVRTGSIRAPKGWHGFRGIDVLNNRHGQKPSKGKAGRRASKGPGSPKSPTRATKGGKSRTGPKKGPGNKRRGRPPGKGKRNSNTNANKSDNYNTNESGEQDTASVWYTSCAIS